In a genomic window of Branchiostoma floridae strain S238N-H82 chromosome 19, Bfl_VNyyK, whole genome shotgun sequence:
- the LOC118406824 gene encoding uncharacterized protein LOC118406824 produces MPKEGKQKKYRVDWTQRAAMSAKIRQNDALHREERESRREQFNFLLPPGMTLPLQHRVEEQTRALSRPHDKAVLTKRPVTQKRRDGRKKPYGSSWRVGDGEFTDDDRSPSRDRQGQDRHGSGQLKSCQQGTSYASFKTAVSKRTRTVKRRDRRRQPYNSS; encoded by the exons ATGCCAAAAGAAGGAAAACAGAAGAAGTATCGTGTCGATTGGACGCAAAGAGCCGCCATGTCGGCGAAAATCAGACAGAACGACGCTCTTCACAGAGAAGAGCGAGAGTCCAGAAGGGAGCAGTTTA ATTTTCTGCTTCCCCCCGGAATGACCCTCCCGCTGCAACATCGTGTAGAGGAGCAGACCAGAGCTCTCAGCCGGCCTCACGACAAG GCGGTTTTAACGAAACGACCAGTGACGCAGAAGCGCAGGGACGGAAGGAAAAAGCCGTACGGATCGTCATGGCGGGTCGGTGACGGAGAGTTCACGGACGACGATCGGAGCCCCAGCCGGGACAGACAGGGACAGGACAGGCACGGTTCAGGACAGCTGAAGTCGTGTCAACAAGGCACATCTTACGCTTCTTTTAAG ACCGCTGTGTCAAAGCGAACGCGTACAGTAAAACGCAGAGACAGAAGGAGGCAACCATACAACTCCTCATGA
- the LOC118406756 gene encoding N-acylneuraminate cytidylyltransferase-like isoform X2 has product MDGDCATTEDLCMQRFGKKKPHRACLVLARGGSKGIPLKNIKPLAGTPLVGWVLRAAIDSEAFDSVWVSTDHDEIAAVSREFGAQVHRRSPEVSRDASTSLETIQEFIRAHPEVDIFGNVQATAPCVHPFHLRKAMKAMTEDGFDSLFAVVRRHAFRWKEVKEGEVTAPLNLNPEKRPRRQDWDGELIENGSFYFCTTALVQKGLLQGGKVGYLEMAAEYSVDIDIDIDWPIAEQRVLRFGYFGKEKRQAPCLVVVSAEGALTEAQVHLSPTGEEFRSFNVHDINGMKQLANRGVEVRIISEDESQVHRQLAAKIGCKLEEGCEDKLAIVDSWRKDLGLDWLQVAYIGSDASDSECIKKAGVNGCPLDAQYPAKNYSRFVSKRRGGQGAIREFCEHVEITIEKANNENKPRPE; this is encoded by the exons ATGGACGGGGACTGTGCCACCACAGAGGACCTGTGTATGCAGCGGTTCGGGAAGAAAAAGCCGCACCGGGCGTGCTTGGTGCTGGCTCGGGGAGGAAGCAAGGGAATCCCGCTGAAAAACATCAAGCCTCTGGCGGGCACGCCGCTGGTGGGCTGGGTCCTGCGGGCTGCTATCGACTCCGAGGCGTTCGACAG TGTGTGGGTGTCGACTGACCACGATGAGATAGCTGCGGTGTCGCGGGAGTTCGGAGCCCAGGTGCACAGACGCAGCCCGGAGGTCTCGCGTGATGCGTCCACTTCCCTGGAGACGATACAGGAGTTCATCAGGGCGCATCCAG AGGTGGATATCTTCGGTAACGTCCAGGCCACGGCGCCGTGTGTCCACCCGTTCCACCTGCGGAAGGCCATGAAGGCCATGACTGAGGACGGGTTTGACTCCCTGTTTGCCGTGGTGAGAAGACATGCCTTCAGGTGGAAGGAAGTCAAAGAAG GTGAGGTGACAGCGCCATTGAACCTGAACCCCGAGAAGAGACCCAGGAGACAGGACTGGGACGGCGAACTGATTGAGAACGGATCCTTCTACTTCTGCACTACTGCCCTGGTGCAGAAAGGCTTACTACAG GGTGGGAAGGTGGGATATCTGGAGATGGCAGCGGAGTACAGTGTGGACATCGACATCGACATTGATTGGCCAATTGCAGAGCAGCGCGTTTTGAGGTTCGGTTACTTTGGTAAAGAAAAGAGGCAG GCTCCATGTCTGGTGGTGGTGAGTGCTGAAGGTGCGCTGACTGAGGCTCAGGTTCATCTCTCGCCAACCGGCGAGGAGTTTCGCTCCTTCAACGTCCACGACATCAACGGTATGAAACAGCTGGCCAATAGGGGTGTGGAG GTGAGAATCATCTCGGAGGATGAGAGTCAGGTCCATCGCCAACTGGCTGCCAAGATTGGCTGTAAACTGGAGGAAGGCTGTGAG GACAAGCTGGCCATTGTGGACTCATGGAGGAAGGACCTTGGTCTGGACTGGCTGCAAGTGGCATATATAG GGAGTGATGCCAGTGACTCCGAGTGCATCAAGAAGGCAGGGGTGAACGGCTGCCCGCTGGACGCTCAGTATCCCGCCAAGAACTACTCGCGCTTCGTGTCCAAGAGGCGCGGCGGCCAGGGGGCAATCCGCGAGTTCTGCGAGCACGTGGAAATTACAATCGAGAAAGCAAATAATGAGAATAAGCCAAGACCAGAATAG
- the LOC118406756 gene encoding N-acylneuraminate cytidylyltransferase-like isoform X1, which translates to MDGDCATTEDLCMQRFGKKKPHRACLVLARGGSKGIPLKNIKPLAGTPLVGWVLRAAIDSEAFDSVWVSTDHDEIAAVSREFGAQVHRRSPEVSRDASTSLETIQEFIRAHPEVDIFGNVQATAPCVHPFHLRKAMKAMTEDGFDSLFAVVRRHAFRWKEVKEGEVTAPLNLNPEKRPRRQDWDGELIENGSFYFCTTALVQKGLLQGGKVGYLEMAAEYSVDIDIDIDWPIAEQRVLRFGYFGKEKRQAPCLVVVSAEGALTELRFISIVVTKSVFVQAPCLVVVSAEGALTEAQVHLSPTGEEFRSFNVHDINGMKQLANRGVEVRIISEDESQVHRQLAAKIGCKLEEGCEDKLAIVDSWRKDLGLDWLQVAYIGSDASDSECIKKAGVNGCPLDAQYPAKNYSRFVSKRRGGQGAIREFCEHVEITIEKANNENKPRPE; encoded by the exons ATGGACGGGGACTGTGCCACCACAGAGGACCTGTGTATGCAGCGGTTCGGGAAGAAAAAGCCGCACCGGGCGTGCTTGGTGCTGGCTCGGGGAGGAAGCAAGGGAATCCCGCTGAAAAACATCAAGCCTCTGGCGGGCACGCCGCTGGTGGGCTGGGTCCTGCGGGCTGCTATCGACTCCGAGGCGTTCGACAG TGTGTGGGTGTCGACTGACCACGATGAGATAGCTGCGGTGTCGCGGGAGTTCGGAGCCCAGGTGCACAGACGCAGCCCGGAGGTCTCGCGTGATGCGTCCACTTCCCTGGAGACGATACAGGAGTTCATCAGGGCGCATCCAG AGGTGGATATCTTCGGTAACGTCCAGGCCACGGCGCCGTGTGTCCACCCGTTCCACCTGCGGAAGGCCATGAAGGCCATGACTGAGGACGGGTTTGACTCCCTGTTTGCCGTGGTGAGAAGACATGCCTTCAGGTGGAAGGAAGTCAAAGAAG GTGAGGTGACAGCGCCATTGAACCTGAACCCCGAGAAGAGACCCAGGAGACAGGACTGGGACGGCGAACTGATTGAGAACGGATCCTTCTACTTCTGCACTACTGCCCTGGTGCAGAAAGGCTTACTACAG GGTGGGAAGGTGGGATATCTGGAGATGGCAGCGGAGTACAGTGTGGACATCGACATCGACATTGATTGGCCAATTGCAGAGCAGCGCGTTTTGAGGTTCGGTTACTTTGGTAAAGAAAAGAGGCAG GCTCCATGTCTGGTGGTGGTGAGTGCTGAAGGTGCGCTGACCGAGCTCAG GTTCATCTCCATTGTTGTAACTAAGAGTGTTTTTGTGCAGGCTCCATGTCTGGTGGTGGTGAGTGCTGAAGGTGCGCTGACTGAGGCTCAGGTTCATCTCTCGCCAACCGGCGAGGAGTTTCGCTCCTTCAACGTCCACGACATCAACGGTATGAAACAGCTGGCCAATAGGGGTGTGGAG GTGAGAATCATCTCGGAGGATGAGAGTCAGGTCCATCGCCAACTGGCTGCCAAGATTGGCTGTAAACTGGAGGAAGGCTGTGAG GACAAGCTGGCCATTGTGGACTCATGGAGGAAGGACCTTGGTCTGGACTGGCTGCAAGTGGCATATATAG GGAGTGATGCCAGTGACTCCGAGTGCATCAAGAAGGCAGGGGTGAACGGCTGCCCGCTGGACGCTCAGTATCCCGCCAAGAACTACTCGCGCTTCGTGTCCAAGAGGCGCGGCGGCCAGGGGGCAATCCGCGAGTTCTGCGAGCACGTGGAAATTACAATCGAGAAAGCAAATAATGAGAATAAGCCAAGACCAGAATAG